In the Erythrolamprus reginae isolate rEryReg1 chromosome 13, rEryReg1.hap1, whole genome shotgun sequence genome, one interval contains:
- the DCST2 gene encoding DC-STAMP domain-containing protein 2, with translation MDSVRHVAHCMRNVWYFLLHMGDICNEEMGRPYQKCARIFDSAKDRCERAIPFLSFLCYVVLLFKYLCGLANILLVFCIIPDYIVPFLRRRVAEPIVAMLNRVRAEFEFNLTTIHQYEVSVNASKKLSEVAFDIMEEVSERLQPAREAVGLFGYMSTLVMLYMYLGALLYRKHYLHEDSFDNIYITESFLEMDAIRRKSKRPSVLPLSPKESGKYIRPTSLVLPRKEQIAYALALARICRQFILVILLIVADFSVYWLFDLVRYHLVGEIVARAPVVTTISVNGSGYTSELYRDLVSAFDVLQEGNISVVSPKCRLRPSEPDYNGYLVIGLMYGICLFSAIFGTYIQRMRRVLCAWYYPSRERERICYLYNTILTRRTKLISAVLKAVRQNSADEGHQNILLIFASKFRLCRWLVKMLGIHESFCMGCGKIQRGAESEEFVTCITPACRGIYCPACYRILDNTCSICMAPLMYQGDIDEEIDSSDEETLVLWTNAVQALRGVPGEKRQKQRQLLKGRVLRAVKGEGGCRALPAQLARKILAQLNEEEEEEEEKEEGDGSEEEPSSSSDGESSTLSTDTSHLDFNYQDEAQGSSGEELEEVKTDQKLPSDKMGKRK, from the exons ATGGATTCAGTGCGGCACGTCG CCCACTGCATGCGGAACGTCTGGTACTTCCTCCTCCACATGGGCGACATCTGCAACGAGGAGATGGGCAGGCCCTACCAGAAGTGCGCCCGCATCTTCGACAGCGCCAAGGACCGGTGCGAACGCGCCATTccgttcctttccttcctctgctACGTCGTCCTCCTCTTCAAATACCTCTGCGGATTGGCTAACA TCCTCCTGGTCTTCTGCATCATTCCTGACTACATCGTGCCATTCCTGCGCCGCAGAGTTGCAGAAC CCATCGTGGCGATGCTGAACCGCGTGCGGGCCGAGTTCGAATTCAACCTCACCACCATCCACCAGTACGAGGTCAGCGTCAACGCCAGCAAGAAGCTCTCAGAAGTGGCCTTCGACATCATGGAGGAAGTGTCCGAGCGTCTCCAACCGGCCAGGGAAGCGGTGGGACTTTTCGGCTACATGTCCACTCTGGTCATGCTTTACATGTACCTCGG GGCTCTCCTGTACCGAAAACATTACCTACACGAGGACAGCTTCGACAATATTTATATCACCGAATCCTTCCTCGAAATGGACGCCATTCGGAGGAAAAGCAAGCGTCCGTCCGTGCTGCCCTTGTCGCCGAAGGAAAGCGGCAAATACATCCGGCCAA CCTCCCTGGTGTTGCCGCGCAAAGAGCAGATCGCCTACGCCCTGGCCCTGGCCCGCATCTGCCGCCAGTTTATCCTGGTCATTCTCCTCATCGTGGCGGACTTCTCGGTCTACTGGCTCTTCGACTTGGTGCGCTACCACCTGGTGGGCGAGATCGTCGCCAGAG CTCCAGTGGTCACCACGATCAGCGTGAACGGCTCCGGATACACCAGCGAACTCTACCGCGACTTGGTCTCGGCCTTCGACGTGCTTCAGGAGGGGAATATCAGCGTGGTGTCCCCAAAATGCCGCCTGCGTCCATCGGAGCCCGACTACAACGGCTACCTCGTGATCG GTCTCATGTACGGGATCTGCTTGTTCAGCGCCATCTTCGGCACCTACATCCAACGGATGCGCCGAGTTCTCTGTGCGTGGTATTATCCCTCTCGGGAACGG GAACGGATTTGCTACCTCTACAATACGATTTTGACCCGCAGGACCAAACTCATAAGCGCTGTGCTTAAGGCCGTACGGCAAAACTCGGCGGACGAAGGACACCAAAATATTTTACTCATCTTTGCGTCCAA GTTCCGCCTGTGTCGCTGGTTGGTGAAGATGCTGGGGATCCACGAATCCTTCTGCATGGGTTGCGGCAAGATCCAGAGGGGTGCGGAGAGTGAGGAGTTCGTGACATGCATCACCCCGGCGTGCCGAG GGATCTACTGCCCTGCGTGCTACAGGATTCTCGACAACACATGTTCCATCTGCATGGCCCCACTCATGTACCAGGGGGACATAGATGAGGAGAT CGATTCGAGCGACGAAGAGACCCTGGTCCTCTGGACGAACGCGGTCCAGGCGCTGCGCGGAGTCCCGGGGGAGAAGCGGCAGAAGCAGCGGCAGTTGCTGAAGGGGCGGGTCCTGCGGGCCGTGAAGGGAGAAGGCGGGTGCCGCGCATTGCCGGCCCAGCTGGCGAGGAAGATCCTGGCACAACTgaacgaggaggaagaggaggaggaggagaaagaagaaggtgatGGAAGCGAGGAAGAGCCGTCCTCCAGTTCCGACGGCGAGAGCAGTACGTTGAGTACGGACACAAG cCATCTTGACTTCAATTACCAAGACGAGGCCCAGGGAAGCAGCGGCGAGGAATTGGAAGAGGTCAAAACTGACCAAAAACTTCCCTCGGATAAAATgggaaagagaaaataa